Proteins from a genomic interval of Chroococcidiopsis thermalis PCC 7203:
- a CDS encoding chemotaxis protein CheW: MISEFTTRGVVAGNPNAEEAAGLKQQFLRLHLPPDTTAILPLAQIAEVLTVPTAQIVPIPHLPAWVMGVYNWRGEILWIVDLGHKIGQAPLYQQGTSRSSYTAVVIHSTQQVAERQSDRKTGKKVLGLLVNQVEDMEWCNPDNIQSPPASAVTPELVPYLRGYFPKPNGEILVVLDGDSIIAGMPQSKTEAS; this comes from the coding sequence ATGATATCGGAATTTACAACCAGGGGTGTAGTAGCAGGAAATCCAAATGCAGAAGAAGCTGCTGGCTTAAAACAGCAGTTTTTGCGATTGCATTTGCCACCAGATACGACTGCCATATTGCCACTAGCCCAAATCGCAGAAGTACTGACCGTACCCACTGCTCAAATTGTACCTATTCCCCATTTACCCGCTTGGGTCATGGGTGTTTATAACTGGCGAGGCGAGATTTTGTGGATTGTCGATCTCGGTCACAAGATCGGACAGGCTCCCCTATACCAACAAGGAACTAGTCGCTCTAGTTACACAGCAGTGGTAATTCACAGCACTCAGCAGGTTGCTGAAAGACAAAGCGATCGCAAAACAGGTAAAAAAGTGCTGGGATTATTAGTGAATCAGGTGGAAGACATGGAATGGTGCAACCCCGATAACATTCAATCTCCTCCCGCGTCTGCTGTCACCCCTGAGTTAGTGCCGTATTTGCGTGGTTATTTTCCCAAACCGAATGGCGAAATCTTGGTGGTGTTAGATGGCGACTCCATCATCGCTGGAATGCCTCAGTCAAAAACCGAGGCTAGTTGA
- a CDS encoding class I SAM-dependent methyltransferase produces MSKKCRFCGNELRYTFADLGMSPIANDNLTSEHLNRAEKFYPLHTYVCDRCLLVQLEEFESPEHIFGDGDYAYFSSYSESWLRHAKAYTELMVERFKFNSASQVVEIASNDGYLLQYFHQKGIPVLGVEPAANTAKAAAEKGIPTWVKFFGVNTAKEMVAEGKSADLLLGNNVLAHVPDVNDFIGGMKIVLKPNGILTMEFPHLLQLMQQNQFDTIYHEHFSYYSFITVEKMFAAHGLTLFDVEELSTHGGSLRIYGKHSDAVEPVVSNRVKQLKAKEAAAGLEDIETYLTFGEQVKATKRKLLKFLIEAKSQGKRIAAYGAPAKGNTLLNYCGVGKDFIDYTVDRSPYKQGLFLPGTHIPILHPDKIRETQPDYVLILPWNLKEEIMTQMAYIAEWGGQFVVPIPEVQVYPAIQQQVLSTIAS; encoded by the coding sequence GTGAGTAAAAAGTGTCGTTTTTGTGGCAACGAACTGCGATATACTTTTGCAGATTTAGGTATGTCACCTATAGCAAATGATAATTTAACTTCAGAACACTTGAATCGCGCCGAGAAGTTTTATCCACTTCATACATACGTCTGCGATCGCTGTCTTTTGGTACAGTTAGAAGAATTTGAATCTCCAGAACACATTTTTGGCGATGGTGACTATGCTTATTTTTCTTCCTATTCCGAGAGTTGGCTCAGACATGCTAAAGCTTACACTGAGTTAATGGTAGAAAGATTTAAATTTAATTCGGCTAGCCAAGTCGTTGAAATTGCTAGTAACGACGGTTACTTGCTGCAATATTTTCATCAAAAAGGTATCCCAGTTTTAGGAGTCGAACCAGCCGCAAACACTGCCAAAGCAGCAGCCGAAAAAGGAATTCCGACTTGGGTAAAATTCTTTGGCGTTAATACAGCTAAAGAAATGGTAGCAGAAGGAAAATCGGCAGACTTATTATTAGGAAATAACGTTCTGGCTCACGTTCCCGATGTGAATGACTTTATCGGTGGCATGAAAATAGTCCTGAAGCCAAATGGCATCTTGACAATGGAATTTCCTCACTTACTGCAACTAATGCAGCAAAATCAGTTTGACACGATTTATCACGAACATTTTTCTTACTACTCATTCATTACAGTAGAGAAAATGTTTGCCGCGCACGGTTTAACGTTATTTGATGTCGAAGAACTCTCGACGCATGGCGGTTCTTTACGAATTTACGGCAAGCATAGCGATGCAGTAGAGCCAGTAGTTAGCAACCGCGTCAAGCAACTGAAGGCAAAAGAAGCGGCTGCTGGGTTGGAAGATATTGAAACTTACTTGACATTTGGCGAACAAGTCAAAGCAACCAAGCGCAAGCTACTGAAATTTCTGATCGAAGCTAAATCTCAAGGAAAGAGAATCGCTGCCTACGGTGCGCCAGCTAAAGGCAATACCCTACTGAATTACTGCGGTGTGGGCAAAGACTTCATCGACTATACCGTAGATCGCAGTCCTTACAAACAAGGTTTATTCCTACCTGGAACTCATATTCCAATTCTGCATCCAGATAAAATCCGCGAAACACAGCCCGATTACGTGTTGATTTTACCCTGGAATTTGAAAGAAGAGATTATGACCCAGATGGCATATATTGCTGAATGGGGCGGACAGTTCGTCGTGCCGATTCCAGAAGTACAAGTTTATCCAGCGATTCAGCAACAGGTTTTGTCTACTATAGCTAGCTAA
- a CDS encoding NAD-dependent epimerase/dehydratase family protein, translating into MKVLVTGTEGYLGCLLPPLLIKRGHEVLGVDTGFYKVGWLYNGTETTAQTLNKDIRHITTEDLQGVEAIVHMAELSNDPTGQLAPNITYDINHKGSVRLANLAKAAGIRRFVYMSSCSVYGVATEGDVTEASPVNPQTAYAECKALVERDLTAMADDNFSPTFMRNATAFGASPRMRFDIVLNNLAGLAWTTKEIKMTSDGTPWRPLVHALDICKAIICALGAPRDIIHNQIFNVGDTAHNYQVREIAEIVAEAFPGCQVSFGDSGSDNRSYRVSFEKINSTLPGFKCEWDARRGAKQLFELFSGIQMTADVFTSRGFTRLKQLEYLLQTGQLDKDFFWNQPK; encoded by the coding sequence ATGAAAGTATTAGTCACAGGTACAGAAGGATATTTAGGCTGTTTACTACCACCACTATTAATCAAACGAGGACATGAAGTTCTAGGAGTAGACACCGGATTCTACAAAGTTGGCTGGTTGTACAACGGGACTGAGACGACGGCTCAAACCTTAAATAAAGATATTCGCCACATTACTACAGAAGATTTGCAGGGTGTAGAGGCGATCGTTCATATGGCAGAATTGTCCAACGATCCTACTGGACAACTCGCACCCAATATTACTTATGACATTAACCACAAAGGTTCAGTACGGTTAGCAAATTTAGCTAAAGCTGCGGGGATTCGTCGTTTCGTGTACATGTCCTCTTGCAGCGTCTACGGTGTTGCCACCGAGGGAGATGTGACAGAGGCTTCTCCCGTGAATCCGCAAACTGCCTATGCCGAGTGTAAGGCTTTAGTAGAGCGGGATTTAACGGCAATGGCAGATGACAACTTCTCGCCTACATTCATGAGAAATGCTACAGCATTTGGTGCTTCGCCACGGATGCGCTTTGATATCGTCCTGAACAATTTAGCTGGATTAGCATGGACGACAAAGGAAATCAAAATGACGAGTGACGGTACGCCTTGGCGACCTTTAGTACACGCACTAGATATATGTAAAGCGATTATTTGTGCCTTAGGAGCACCACGGGACATCATTCACAATCAAATCTTCAACGTTGGGGATACGGCGCACAATTACCAAGTACGAGAAATCGCCGAAATTGTAGCTGAAGCTTTTCCTGGCTGTCAGGTGAGTTTCGGGGACAGTGGATCGGATAATCGCAGTTACCGAGTCAGTTTTGAGAAGATTAACTCTACCTTACCAGGGTTTAAGTGTGAGTGGGATGCACGGCGGGGAGCAAAACAGTTATTTGAGTTGTTTAGTGGAATTCAAATGACTGCTGATGTATTTACTTCCAGAGGGTTTACTCGCTTGAAGCAATTGGAGTATTTATTGCAAACAGGACAGTTGGATAAAGATTTCTTTTGGAATCAACCAAAATAA
- a CDS encoding GAF domain-containing protein, with protein sequence MNSPSQPNSAKNTHKGNYNEPFHDDTAFEEQPMSEIEGRQNFSQNHSDLEPNKQPRQSHKKGRSLRFKATAVAVALSTIPVMVIGATAYFFTNQQLHKDVTESQVSRNDALSKELSSFMIERYGDIQVLANLPILANPKVVAITTPQEKQNLLDRYINAYKVYNSIAMFDLNGDTVVQSKGKLIANHKDAEYFQQALKTGRPVISQPAIAKTAGTLSFNVAAPVRDSQTNQIIGVVRAKIPAEAVSKLLEKHGTSEQEFFVIDANAKILGSQDAAELGKEAKLVFPKLQQMQAAHVSAATTDIHATHQEEHILTYAPLPKVEEIPDLGWSTAIARESAQAFAAQQGILLTFAVGTAIVAFLVSAIAAYMVNRVTRPILDAADAVEKLGLGELDTRIAIKGEDELATLGTNINQMASQLQQLLQNQTTQTQQANFLSEIASARDGGSEDLETVFSQAVQGARELLQADRVVVYRFNPNGSGYIAAESVLPGLPRAFDNNVDDACISEQLLEEYRRGRVVPTSNVMAAGFHPEHLRLMERLQIKANLVTPILKNDQLFGLLIAHHCEQTHTWQQEEINFLKQLASQLGIILNRLSFLEQKQAAVERASMVKDITIKLTQGLGVQEIMATAVQELRQALNSDRVVIYSFNDQWKGRVIAESVGEGFPKALGADIDDPCFAKGYVERYRQGRVQATENIYDAGLTDCHIAQLQQFAVKANLVAPVIRSGELLGLLIAHQCDAPRKWQQEEIAMFSQVATQIGLALDRASLLEQQQNAREFLQRRALELLMEVDPVSRGDLTIRANVTEDEIGTIADSYNATINSLRKIVTQVQTTAKQVAHTTTSNERSVGELSQEALRQTEAVTAALERIQQMSDSILAVANSASQAEAAVQQATQTVAEGDTAMNRTVDGMMAIRQTVAETSKKVKRLGESSQKISKVVNLIGTFADQTNLLALNASIEAAHAGEQGRGFAVVADEVRTLARQSAEATAEIESLVKDIQTETNEVVAAMEAGTEQVVTGTVLVHETRQNLLKITEVSQQISELVAAIASAAALQSQTSQVVTATMTDVAAIADRTSNEATVVSAAFKELSTLAQELQTSASQFKVS encoded by the coding sequence ATGAACTCTCCTTCCCAACCAAACTCAGCTAAAAATACTCATAAAGGTAACTACAACGAGCCTTTTCATGACGATACGGCATTTGAAGAGCAGCCAATGTCTGAAATTGAAGGTCGGCAAAACTTTAGTCAAAATCATAGCGATCTGGAGCCGAACAAACAACCACGCCAATCTCACAAAAAAGGACGCAGTTTAAGGTTCAAAGCCACAGCAGTAGCAGTTGCCCTGAGTACGATTCCTGTAATGGTAATTGGGGCAACTGCTTATTTCTTCACCAATCAACAATTACATAAAGATGTTACGGAAAGTCAGGTATCAAGAAACGACGCTCTGAGTAAAGAACTATCAAGTTTCATGATTGAGCGGTATGGCGATATTCAAGTGCTAGCAAATTTACCCATCCTAGCAAATCCTAAAGTAGTAGCAATCACAACGCCCCAAGAAAAGCAGAACTTACTAGATCGATATATCAATGCTTACAAAGTGTATAACAGCATTGCTATGTTCGATCTCAATGGCGATACTGTGGTGCAATCTAAAGGTAAACTAATTGCCAATCACAAAGATGCGGAATACTTTCAGCAAGCGCTGAAAACTGGTCGCCCTGTCATTAGTCAACCAGCGATCGCTAAAACAGCAGGAACATTAAGTTTCAATGTCGCCGCACCTGTGAGAGATTCTCAGACTAACCAAATTATTGGTGTGGTGCGCGCTAAAATTCCCGCAGAAGCAGTAAGCAAATTGCTAGAAAAACATGGTACGAGCGAACAAGAATTTTTTGTAATTGATGCTAACGCAAAAATTTTGGGTTCTCAAGATGCTGCCGAGCTAGGAAAAGAAGCTAAATTGGTTTTTCCAAAATTGCAACAAATGCAAGCAGCGCATGTGAGTGCAGCAACAACTGATATACATGCCACTCACCAAGAAGAACACATTTTGACATATGCTCCTTTACCAAAAGTAGAGGAAATCCCAGATTTAGGTTGGAGTACTGCGATCGCTCGAGAGTCAGCTCAAGCATTCGCTGCCCAACAAGGGATATTGTTAACTTTTGCTGTTGGTACGGCAATCGTGGCATTTTTGGTCAGCGCGATCGCTGCTTATATGGTTAACCGCGTGACTCGTCCTATTTTAGATGCGGCAGATGCCGTAGAGAAATTGGGTCTGGGAGAGTTAGACACCCGCATTGCTATAAAGGGAGAAGACGAACTAGCAACACTGGGAACCAACATCAACCAGATGGCAAGTCAGTTACAACAACTTCTCCAAAATCAAACTACCCAAACTCAACAAGCTAACTTTCTCTCCGAAATTGCCTCTGCCCGCGATGGTGGTTCGGAAGATTTAGAAACTGTCTTCAGCCAAGCAGTGCAAGGAGCCAGAGAACTTTTACAAGCGGATCGAGTCGTCGTCTATCGCTTTAATCCCAATGGGAGTGGTTATATTGCGGCTGAATCAGTGTTACCTGGCTTGCCGCGCGCTTTCGATAACAATGTTGACGATGCTTGTATTAGCGAACAACTATTGGAAGAATACAGGCGCGGTCGCGTCGTTCCTACTAGTAACGTCATGGCGGCGGGTTTCCATCCAGAACACCTGCGTTTAATGGAACGATTACAAATTAAAGCCAATTTAGTTACGCCAATCTTGAAAAACGACCAGTTATTTGGTTTATTAATTGCCCATCACTGCGAACAAACCCACACATGGCAACAAGAAGAAATTAACTTCCTCAAACAGCTAGCATCTCAGCTGGGAATTATCTTAAATCGCTTATCATTCCTAGAACAAAAGCAAGCTGCGGTAGAACGAGCATCAATGGTGAAAGATATCACCATTAAGCTGACTCAAGGACTTGGCGTGCAGGAAATTATGGCAACTGCGGTACAAGAACTGCGCCAAGCACTGAATAGCGATCGCGTTGTTATTTATAGTTTCAACGACCAATGGAAAGGCAGAGTTATCGCTGAATCCGTAGGCGAGGGTTTCCCCAAAGCTTTAGGAGCAGATATTGACGACCCTTGTTTTGCCAAAGGTTATGTAGAACGCTATCGTCAAGGGCGGGTACAAGCCACAGAAAACATTTACGATGCAGGTTTAACTGATTGTCATATTGCTCAGTTACAACAGTTTGCAGTCAAGGCAAACTTGGTTGCTCCCGTAATTCGTAGTGGCGAACTCTTGGGTTTACTGATCGCTCACCAGTGCGATGCACCCCGCAAGTGGCAACAAGAAGAAATTGCCATGTTCTCGCAGGTCGCTACCCAGATAGGACTCGCGCTCGATCGCGCTTCTTTGTTGGAACAGCAACAGAATGCCAGAGAATTCTTACAGCGCCGCGCTTTAGAACTCCTAATGGAAGTCGATCCCGTCAGCCGAGGCGACCTGACAATCCGCGCCAACGTCACCGAAGACGAAATCGGGACGATCGCCGACTCCTACAACGCGACAATTAACAGCTTGCGGAAAATCGTGACCCAAGTACAAACCACTGCCAAACAAGTAGCTCATACAACGACGAGTAACGAGCGATCTGTCGGCGAACTATCTCAAGAAGCACTGCGGCAAACTGAAGCAGTTACTGCGGCTTTGGAGCGGATTCAGCAAATGTCAGATTCAATTCTGGCTGTAGCCAATAGTGCCTCTCAAGCGGAAGCAGCAGTGCAGCAAGCAACTCAAACGGTAGCAGAAGGCGATACAGCCATGAACCGGACTGTGGACGGGATGATGGCAATTCGACAAACAGTAGCAGAAACCTCGAAAAAAGTGAAGCGATTGGGTGAGTCGTCCCAGAAGATCTCCAAAGTCGTGAACCTGATCGGTACATTTGCCGATCAAACTAACCTATTAGCACTTAATGCTTCCATTGAGGCAGCTCACGCGGGAGAACAAGGACGAGGATTTGCGGTGGTAGCTGACGAAGTACGAACCCTAGCACGGCAATCGGCAGAAGCAACCGCAGAAATTGAAAGCTTGGTGAAGGATATTCAGACAGAGACAAATGAAGTGGTAGCAGCAATGGAAGCTGGTACGGAACAAGTGGTGACGGGTACTGTACTCGTGCATGAAACGCGGCAAAATCTGCTCAAGATTACGGAAGTAAGCCAACAGATTAGCGAACTCGTAGCGGCGATCGCTTCTGCTGCGGCGTTGCAATCTCAGACATCGCAAGTCGTGACGGCAACAATGACAGATGTAGCCGCGATCGCCGACCGCACTTCCAACGAAGCAACTGTAGTATCTGCGGCATTTAAGGAACTCTCAACGCTAGCGCAAGAACTACAAACTAGCGCCAGTCAATTCAAAGTTAGTTAG
- the rfbC gene encoding dTDP-4-dehydrorhamnose 3,5-epimerase: MLFTETALQGAYIIDIEPKEDSRGFFARTFCDREFAALGLEITNVQCSIAFNHKKGTLRGMHYQAAPATEAKLVRCTQGAIYDCIVDLRPDSPTYLSHICVELTADNHRALYIPEMFAHGYQTLDDNTEIAYQMNKSYTPGYERGLRYNDPILDIQWRLPVSEISRKDLEWDLLETVLIK, translated from the coding sequence ATGCTTTTTACTGAAACGGCGCTCCAGGGAGCCTATATCATTGACATAGAGCCAAAAGAGGATAGTCGGGGTTTTTTTGCGCGGACTTTTTGCGATCGCGAATTTGCTGCGCTTGGCTTAGAAATTACTAACGTCCAGTGCAGCATTGCCTTCAATCATAAAAAAGGTACGTTGCGAGGAATGCATTACCAAGCGGCTCCAGCAACAGAGGCAAAGTTAGTTCGCTGCACTCAAGGAGCAATCTACGATTGTATTGTCGATTTGCGCCCCGATTCTCCCACATACTTATCTCATATCTGTGTGGAATTGACTGCCGATAATCATAGGGCGCTATACATTCCAGAAATGTTCGCTCATGGCTATCAAACTCTTGACGATAATACAGAGATAGCGTATCAGATGAATAAGTCTTATACGCCTGGATACGAGCGGGGGTTGCGCTACAACGATCCGATTTTGGATATTCAGTGGCGGCTACCAGTGAGCGAAATTTCTCGCAAAGATCTGGAATGGGATTTGCTAGAAACTGTTTTAATTAAATAG
- the rfbF gene encoding glucose-1-phosphate cytidylyltransferase, translated as MKAVILAGGLGTRLSEETTVKPKPMVEIGGRPILWHIMKIYSASGINDFIICCGYKGYLIKEYFANYFLHMSDVTFDMRFNQMNVHCGYAEPWRVTLVDTGDKTMTGGRLKRVREHIGNETFCFTYGDGVSSVNIKEIVKFHKEQNTLATLTASQPPGRFGAIHLEGDQTKITSFREKPDGDGAWVNSGFFVLEPETIDLIEDDNTVWEQEPLQKLAQMDELSAYKHPGFWQPMDTLRDKHLLEELWNSGSAPWKVW; from the coding sequence ATGAAAGCAGTCATACTGGCTGGAGGGCTTGGGACTCGTCTGAGTGAGGAAACCACCGTCAAACCAAAGCCGATGGTGGAGATTGGTGGCAGACCGATCTTGTGGCACATTATGAAAATTTACTCTGCCTCTGGTATTAATGATTTTATTATCTGTTGCGGTTACAAAGGATACTTAATCAAGGAATACTTTGCTAACTATTTTTTGCATATGTCAGACGTAACGTTTGACATGCGTTTTAATCAAATGAACGTTCACTGTGGTTATGCCGAGCCTTGGCGAGTCACTCTAGTAGATACGGGTGATAAAACCATGACTGGTGGAAGACTCAAGCGCGTTAGAGAACATATTGGTAATGAAACTTTCTGCTTCACCTACGGCGACGGCGTGAGTAGCGTAAATATCAAAGAGATAGTCAAATTTCACAAAGAGCAAAATACTTTAGCAACTCTAACCGCCAGCCAACCACCGGGACGCTTTGGTGCGATTCATCTGGAAGGAGATCAGACCAAGATTACTAGCTTTCGAGAAAAACCAGATGGCGATGGAGCATGGGTCAATAGTGGTTTCTTTGTTCTAGAACCAGAAACGATTGACTTGATTGAAGATGATAATACAGTTTGGGAACAAGAACCATTACAAAAACTGGCGCAGATGGATGAACTATCAGCCTACAAGCACCCTGGTTTTTGGCAACCGATGGATACGCTGCGAGACAAACACCTGCTTGAAGAACTTTGGAATAGTGGCAGCGCTCCTTGGAAGGTATGGTAG
- a CDS encoding response regulator, producing MMTEPIASHDFVSHLNTLKQERFSGQLLLKSSVGQEWIIYLFLGRILYASGGNHTVRRWYRALKSHCPQVDIQQLKLSAVLSNALNSSDNCWECHLLNAGIEKQQITREQAGKTIAAIVSEVMFDITQAMHVTYQSKTDNIALPQLALLDPGQLLSEVQQVWQLWQKAKVADRSPNKAAVINQPEQLQEQVSPAVYQNLTKLLDGQRTLRDLSVVMNRDAKDVVCSLLPYIQAGLVELIDIPDLAPPVAPAAPATTPPSTPSGKGPLIACVDDSPLVCQSMEQILTANGYRFFAVQDSLRAIAGLLSRKPDLIFLDLVMPNTNGYEICSQLRKVSAFRITPIIILTGNDGIIDRVRAKIVGASDFLSKPVDAETVLSVTSKHLNSNSLVEDL from the coding sequence ATGATGACAGAACCGATAGCAAGCCATGATTTTGTCAGTCATCTTAATACTTTAAAACAAGAGAGGTTCAGCGGGCAATTATTACTAAAAAGCTCTGTAGGACAAGAGTGGATTATTTATCTATTTCTAGGAAGAATTTTATACGCCTCTGGGGGAAATCATACCGTTAGACGTTGGTATAGAGCTTTAAAATCGCATTGTCCGCAAGTCGATATTCAACAGTTAAAGCTATCTGCCGTTCTCTCTAACGCTTTAAATAGCTCAGATAATTGCTGGGAATGCCACTTGCTCAATGCAGGAATAGAGAAACAGCAAATTACCAGAGAGCAAGCAGGAAAAACGATCGCGGCGATTGTCTCTGAAGTCATGTTTGATATCACTCAAGCCATGCACGTAACATATCAGAGCAAGACAGATAACATTGCATTACCACAATTAGCACTACTCGATCCAGGGCAATTATTATCAGAAGTACAACAAGTTTGGCAGCTCTGGCAAAAAGCAAAAGTTGCCGATCGCTCGCCAAATAAAGCCGCAGTTATTAACCAACCAGAACAGCTTCAGGAACAAGTATCGCCTGCTGTTTATCAAAATCTAACTAAACTGCTAGACGGACAGCGGACATTGCGAGATCTATCAGTAGTCATGAATCGGGATGCCAAAGATGTCGTTTGTTCTTTGCTACCTTACATTCAAGCAGGTTTAGTCGAACTGATTGATATTCCAGATTTAGCACCGCCAGTCGCTCCAGCAGCGCCAGCCACAACGCCGCCATCTACACCTTCTGGCAAAGGACCGCTCATTGCTTGCGTAGATGATAGCCCGTTAGTCTGTCAAAGCATGGAACAAATTTTGACAGCCAACGGCTACAGATTTTTTGCCGTTCAAGATTCTCTCCGCGCGATCGCTGGTTTGTTGAGCCGCAAACCAGACTTAATTTTTTTAGATTTAGTCATGCCAAATACCAATGGATATGAAATTTGCAGCCAGTTACGTAAAGTTTCTGCTTTCCGTATCACTCCCATTATTATCCTCACTGGTAATGATGGCATTATCGATCGAGTTCGTGCCAAAATTGTCGGGGCTTCAGATTTTCTGAGTAAGCCAGTAGATGCAGAAACAGTTTTGTCGGTAACGTCTAAACATCTTAACAGTAATTCTTTAGTAGAAGATCTTTAA
- a CDS encoding response regulator transcription factor — MSTVLVVDDSMTEMQVITSCLQRGGLSVQTATSGEEALVKISSQKPDVIILDVVLPGRSGFELCRDLKSEAGTSMIPVVMCSTKGSEMDKFWGMKQGADAYITKPIDQEKLLQTVKQLLK, encoded by the coding sequence ATGAGTACAGTTTTAGTCGTCGATGACTCAATGACAGAAATGCAAGTCATCACTAGTTGCTTACAACGCGGCGGTTTAAGCGTTCAAACAGCAACCAGCGGAGAAGAAGCTTTAGTTAAAATTAGCAGTCAAAAACCAGACGTAATTATTTTGGATGTCGTGCTACCAGGTCGGAGCGGTTTTGAACTTTGTCGCGATCTCAAATCAGAAGCAGGAACGAGCATGATTCCTGTTGTCATGTGTTCTACAAAAGGTAGCGAAATGGACAAATTCTGGGGCATGAAGCAAGGTGCAGATGCTTATATTACCAAACCTATCGATCAAGAAAAACTACTGCAAACTGTCAAGCAACTGTTGAAATGA
- the lhgO gene encoding L-2-hydroxyglutarate oxidase, whose product MNNNLTYDFAIVGGGIVGLATAMTLGDCYPDAKILVLEKENDWASHQTGNNSGVIHSGIYYKPGSFKARFCREGSRSMVEFCQQHDIPHEVCGKVIIATTTAQLPLLDNLYERGIANGLGVRKLSAAEVAEYEPHVSCLAGIHVPTTGIVDYKKVAQKYVEIIQAQGGELKLGTKVERIRHTSNRTVLDTNSGSFETKFTINCAGLQSDRIAKKSGVDPQAKIVPFRGEYYELVPEKRYLVKGLIYPVPNPAFPFLGVHFTRMIDGSVHAGPNAVLSFKREGYHKTDFDFKDLAEVLTYPAFWKLAAKHADEGIKEIVRSWSKAAFVRSLQQLIPEVREQDVVPTHAGVRAQALKADGSLVDDFLLVPGKNAMHVCNAPSPAATSSLEIGKAIVAAISQSPSQANTVKV is encoded by the coding sequence ATGAATAATAATCTCACGTATGATTTCGCGATCGTTGGTGGTGGGATAGTAGGGTTGGCTACAGCCATGACGCTAGGCGATTGCTATCCCGATGCCAAAATTCTAGTCTTAGAAAAAGAAAACGATTGGGCATCTCATCAAACTGGGAATAACAGCGGCGTTATCCACTCGGGCATTTACTACAAGCCAGGTAGCTTCAAAGCTAGATTCTGTCGAGAAGGCAGTCGCTCGATGGTAGAGTTCTGTCAGCAGCACGATATTCCTCATGAAGTTTGCGGCAAAGTCATTATTGCCACGACTACCGCGCAACTGCCATTACTAGATAATCTTTATGAAAGAGGTATAGCTAATGGCTTGGGCGTGAGAAAGTTGAGTGCGGCAGAAGTTGCGGAATACGAACCGCATGTCAGCTGTTTGGCAGGAATCCACGTCCCTACAACCGGAATCGTGGACTACAAAAAGGTTGCGCAGAAGTATGTCGAAATAATTCAAGCTCAGGGTGGAGAATTAAAGCTCGGTACTAAGGTAGAACGAATCCGACATACGAGCAACAGGACAGTGCTAGACACTAACTCTGGTAGCTTTGAGACAAAGTTTACGATCAATTGTGCCGGGCTGCAAAGCGATCGCATTGCCAAAAAGAGCGGAGTCGATCCCCAAGCCAAAATCGTACCTTTTCGTGGCGAATACTACGAACTCGTACCAGAAAAACGCTACTTAGTCAAAGGCTTGATCTACCCCGTACCCAATCCGGCTTTCCCCTTCTTGGGCGTACATTTTACCCGCATGATTGATGGCAGCGTTCACGCTGGACCTAATGCAGTCTTGAGTTTCAAGCGTGAAGGCTATCACAAAACAGATTTTGACTTCAAGGATTTGGCAGAAGTGCTAACCTATCCAGCTTTTTGGAAATTAGCTGCCAAACACGCCGATGAAGGAATTAAAGAAATCGTTCGTTCTTGGAGTAAAGCTGCCTTTGTCAGGAGTCTACAACAATTGATTCCAGAGGTGCGAGAACAAGATGTCGTGCCAACTCACGCGGGAGTGAGAGCGCAAGCACTCAAAGCTGATGGTAGTTTGGTGGATGACTTTTTACTCGTGCCAGGAAAAAATGCCATGCACGTTTGTAATGCTCCTTCTCCAGCCGCTACCTCTTCGCTAGAGATTGGGAAGGCAATTGTTGCCGCAATTTCCCAATCCCCCTCCCAGGCAAACACAGTCAAAGTATAG